From the genome of Vigna angularis cultivar LongXiaoDou No.4 chromosome 11, ASM1680809v1, whole genome shotgun sequence, one region includes:
- the LOC108332925 gene encoding uncharacterized protein LOC108332925, with translation MESFLLYEKRMMNTLFFILCLCLVISHNVDGIQNILNEDLEFERKSQLSDKSPLKTIHTEFGDIVDCIDIYKQPAFDHILLKNHKLQLRPNFENLIEKASVNNSQIGSIFGFHKEKCPEGTVPIQRTKYDFTKNNLLLNNHTLVQDIPGVHVAEISIPKNYAPLYKVSGINSLYNPRVIGKGESSISHIWVENGPLESTNKIAAGWHVDPAIYGDTKTHFFAAWTSDNFKKTGCYNVHCRGFVQIDKKNFLGGYFPKVGTYGGPTYEVLISITQDPKTKNWWISAGNVNIGYYPAALFSNLGSASIVGWGGRTQAKVGSPSPPMGSGHFPDGNKDHACYFRSPMVQDASREIYRPESIMTRPFSDNTKCYDVYYYKDHGGVYDEGLIQFGGPGTNCGT, from the exons ATGGAGTCATTTTTGTTATATgagaaaagaatgatgaatacattgttttttatattgtgCTTGTGTTTGGTGATTAGTCATAATGTTGATGGTATTCAAAACATATTGAATGAAGATTTGGAGTTTGAGAGAAAATCACAACTAAGTGATAAGTCTCCACTCAAGACTATTCAT ACAGAATTTGGAGACATTGTTGATTGCATTGACATTTATAAACAACCAGCCTTCGACCATATTTTACTAAAGAACCATAAGTTGCAg CTAAGGCCcaactttgaaaatttaattgaaaaagcAAGTGTGAATAATTCACAAATTGGATCTATATTTGGGTTTCACAAAGAAAAATGTCCAGAAGGAACGGTTCCTATACAAAgaacaaaatatgattttactaaaaataatttattattaaataatcataCATTGGTCCAAGACATCCCTGGAGTTCAT GTTGCAGAAATATCTATTCCAAAAAATTATGCTCCTTTGTATAAAGTTAGCGGAATAAATAGCCTTTATAATCCAAGAGTGATTGGAAAAGGTGAAAGCTCTATATCTCATATATGGGTTGAAAATGGACCTCTAGAATCTACCAACAAAATAGCTGCTGGATGGCAT GTGGACCCAGCAATATATGGTGATACAAAGACCCATTTTTTTGCAGCATGGACG AGTGATAATTTTAAGAAGACAGGATGCTACAATGTTCACTGTCGAGGTTTTGTTCAGATTGATAAAAAGAATTTCCTTGGGGGATATTTCCCCAAGGTAGGTACCTATGGTGGACCAACTTATGAGGTTCTCATTTCTATTACTCAG GATCCAAAGACAAAAAACTGGTGGATAAGTGCAGGAAATGTAAACATTGGATATTATCCAGCAGCATTGTTCTCGAACTTAGGATCAGCATCGATTGTTGGATGGGGTGGGAGAACACAAGCTAAGGTTGGAAGTCCTAGTCCTCCAATGGGATCTGGGCATTTTCCTGATGGAAACAAAGACCATGCATGTTATTTTAGATCTCCCATGGTTCAAGACGCATCAAGAGAAATTTATAGACCTGAATCTATTATGACCAGACCCTTTTCTGACAACACCAAATGTTATGATGTTTATTACTATAAAGATCATGGAGGGGTTTATGATGAAGGGCTTATCCAGTTTGGAGGACCCGGAACCAATTGTGgaacttaa
- the LOC108332278 gene encoding double-stranded RNA-binding protein 2, whose translation MYKNQLQELAQRSCFNLPSYTCIREGPDHAPRFKATVNFNGEIFESPHYCSTLRQAEHSAAEVALNSLSHRGPSHSLAAKILDETGVYKNLLQEIAQRVGAPLPHYTTYRSGLGHLPVFTGIVELAGISFTGEPAKNKKQAEKNAAMAAWSALKQLAKETASSSTEPENNDELEQITIARALLNYRLKEKMTMSNPNTLIPFHKRFQIQNPRPINSQPPPATSSKILPLICQRTAPRSKPSMATANESSRNRHPQAAVTGDNSTLPPQSCALESRGIRPLKFPAVGAAPYVPIRQMRSTCQGIAPAVTIRTVVPAFAAPPCPPPASVPPHPVIQASPMRVAPAVNIRQAVPVYAAPPPRRNEPAPIQKDLPTASASCQQDKQPIKIQETDKAENIETMHILEQLKI comes from the exons ATGTACAAAAACCAGCTTCAAGAGCTGGCCCAACGGAGCTGCTTCAACCTGCCTTCATACACGTGCATTCGGGAAGGTCCCGATCACGCGCCCAGGTTCAAGGCCACCGTCAACTTTAACGGCGAGATCTTCGAGAGTCCTCACTACTGCTCCACTCTCCGTCAGGCAGAACACTCCGCCGCCGAAGTCGCTCTCAATTCCCTGTCCCACCGTGGCCCTTCCCACTCCCTCGCCGCCAAGATCCTC GATGAGACTGGAGTGTACAAGAACCTTCTACAGGAAATTGCGCAAAGGGTAGGAGCCCCATTGCCTCACTACACAACGTACAGGTCTGGCCTAGGACATTTACCTGTTTTTACCGGGATAGTAGAGCTTGCTGGAATCTCATTTACTGGAGAACCCGCAAAGAATAAGAAACAAGCTGAGAAAAATGCAGCTATGGCAGCTTGGTCGGCTTTGAAACAAT TGGCAAAAGAGACTGCAAGCTCCTCTACAGAACCAGAGAACAATGATGAACTGGAACAGATCACAATAGCGCGGGCTTTACTGAATTACCGTTTGAAGGAGAAGATGACAATGTCTAATCCAAACACTCTCATTCCATTTCATAAAAGGTTTCAGATTCAAAATCCCAGACCAATCAATTCGCAACCACCGCCAGCCACTTCGTCAAAAATCCTTCCCCTAATTTGCCAAAGGACCGCACCTCGAAGCAAGCCATCAATGGCAACAGCAAATGAAAGTTCTCGAAACAGGCATCCACAGGCTGCAGTGACCGGTGACAATTCCACCCTACCACCACAGTCTTGTGCTCTAGAAAGCCGAGGGATCCGTCCCCTTAAGTTCCCTGCAGTAGGAGCAGCACCTTATGTTCCTATTCGACAAATGAGATCAACTTGCCAAGGGATTGCTCCTGCAGTGACTATACGGACTGTGGTACCAGCATTTGCTGCACCACCTTGTCCACCACCTGCCTCAGTGCCACCCCATCCTGTAATACAGGCTTCTCCAATGCGAGTTGCTCCTGCAGTCAATATTCGGCAGGCTGTTCCTGTATATGCTGCTCCACCTCCAAGAAGGAATGAACCTGCTCCCATCCAAAAGGATCTACCAACTGCCAGTGCCTCTTGCCAACAAGATAAACAACCAATTAAAATTCAAGAGACGGACAAGGCTGAGAACATCGAGACTATGCATATTTTGGAGCAgctgaaaatttga